A section of the Pseudomonadota bacterium genome encodes:
- a CDS encoding secondary thiamine-phosphate synthase enzyme YjbQ, giving the protein MIFTDSIKVNTKGFGDTIDITKNIYSTVKNSNVENGLVTVFCPGSTGTITTIEYESGVIRDLQRALEKIAPSDIRYEHDLRWGDGNGFSHVRAALMKPSLSVPLVNGKLTIGTWQQIVFIDFDNRDRTRNILIQIIGE; this is encoded by the coding sequence ATGATATTCACTGATTCAATAAAAGTAAATACCAAGGGCTTCGGAGATACTATAGACATTACGAAAAACATTTACAGCACCGTCAAGAACTCAAACGTTGAAAATGGCCTTGTTACAGTATTCTGTCCTGGCTCAACAGGCACAATAACCACAATTGAATATGAGTCAGGGGTAATCAGGGATCTGCAAAGGGCGCTTGAGAAGATAGCACCTTCAGATATCCGCTATGAGCACGATTTACGCTGGGGTGACGGGAATGGTTTTTCTCATGTTCGGGCAGCTTTAATGAAACCCTCACTCTCTGTCCCGCTTGTAAATGGAAAACTCACCATCGGCACGTGGCAGCAAATCGTTTTCATCGATTTTGACAACAGGGATCGAACCAGAAATATCCTTATCCAGATAATCGGCGAATGA
- the atpB gene encoding F0F1 ATP synthase subunit A has product MEHEVFTWASLIPFLKKLPPHVSNAIIVSVILIVIVMLGYRQLKKTEDEIVPESKLTFRNFVEMIVENLSGIIADSMGPRGKEFVLVVGTLALFILFNNLSGLVPGFLPATDNVNTTFACSLTVFCMTHYYGFREHGAKYLKQFVGPMWALAPLMIPVELIGHIARPLSLGLRLFGNITGDHLVTAIFFGLVPLLVPLPVMFLGLFVAFVQTFVFMLLSMAYFAGAISHEEH; this is encoded by the coding sequence ATGGAGCATGAGGTTTTTACGTGGGCTTCTTTAATCCCGTTTTTGAAAAAACTCCCTCCACATGTTTCAAATGCAATTATTGTTTCAGTAATACTCATTGTTATTGTGATGCTTGGGTACAGGCAGTTAAAAAAGACTGAAGACGAAATTGTTCCGGAATCAAAGTTGACATTTAGAAACTTTGTTGAAATGATCGTAGAGAATTTATCGGGTATCATTGCGGACTCAATGGGTCCCAGAGGCAAAGAATTTGTATTGGTAGTTGGAACGCTTGCGTTGTTTATCCTCTTCAACAACCTTTCCGGGCTTGTACCAGGTTTTCTCCCGGCTACCGATAATGTTAACACCACGTTTGCCTGCTCACTTACCGTATTTTGCATGACGCATTACTATGGTTTCAGGGAACACGGCGCAAAATATTTGAAACAGTTTGTCGGACCCATGTGGGCATTGGCTCCATTAATGATACCCGTGGAGCTCATAGGACATATTGCAAGACCGTTATCTCTTGGCTTAAGGCTTTTCGGTAACATAACGGGTGACCATTTAGTGACGGCCATATTTTTTGGACTTGTCCCTTTACTTGTCCCTTTACCGGTTATGTTTCTTGGTTTATTTGTAGCATTTGTTCAGACGTTTGTATTTATGCTGTTGTCCATGGCATATTTTGCCGGTGCGATTTCGCATGAAGAACATTAA
- the atpE gene encoding ATP synthase F0 subunit C yields the protein MVALAAGFGIAIAAFGGALGQGKSIASALDGIARNPGAAGKIVTPMIIGLAMIESLVIYSLVVSLLLIFKL from the coding sequence ATGGTGGCTCTTGCTGCAGGTTTCGGAATTGCGATTGCCGCATTTGGTGGAGCCCTTGGTCAGGGGAAAAGCATAGCCTCTGCGCTTGATGGTATTGCGAGAAACCCTGGTGCAGCTGGAAAGATAGTGACACCAATGATTATCGGTCTCGCAATGATTGAGTCACTCGTTATATATTCTCTCGTTGTCTCATTGTTGTTGATCTTTAAACTCTAA
- a CDS encoding efflux RND transporter periplasmic adaptor subunit, with protein sequence MANEDLSKLKIDKSQITTTSTKSRKKFYLIIASAIILVLVVLSALGVFTPAVKVDVATVTQSFPSQAFTMLNASGYVVPQRKAAVASKITGRIISLYVEEGSVVKKDAMIARLENDDVSATRDQAQANLNVARANLEQTNAELKDAQSTFRREQNLLVQEFTTKASYDAAEARYSKAKAVVAGAEASIKASKAALNGANVALEYTFIRAPFDAVVLTKNADIGDIVTPIGAATNAKASVVTIADMGSLQVEADVSESNLEKVRIGQPCEIQLDALPEVRFRGVVHMIVPTADRSKATVMVKVRFIDKDRRILPEMSAKVAFLSREMQKEEEKFKVVLSRKAIIERNGKKIVFLLKGNRVVEAPITTGVLLNDVIELKDGLKVGDRIVINPPDSLKNGSRVKLAQQ encoded by the coding sequence ATGGCAAACGAAGACCTTTCAAAATTAAAAATAGACAAATCACAGATCACCACCACTTCGACAAAAAGCAGAAAAAAGTTTTATCTTATCATTGCGTCGGCGATCATTCTCGTTCTTGTCGTCCTCTCTGCTCTGGGGGTTTTTACACCGGCGGTTAAAGTTGATGTTGCGACAGTTACCCAATCCTTTCCTTCGCAGGCATTTACTATGCTGAATGCGAGCGGTTATGTGGTGCCGCAGCGCAAGGCTGCAGTCGCTTCAAAGATCACCGGGAGGATTATCTCTCTTTATGTGGAAGAGGGAAGTGTAGTAAAAAAAGACGCAATGATCGCACGGCTGGAGAACGATGATGTTTCAGCGACAAGGGATCAGGCACAGGCGAATCTGAATGTTGCCCGGGCAAACCTTGAACAGACAAATGCTGAACTCAAGGATGCACAATCCACATTCCGGAGGGAACAAAACCTTCTTGTACAGGAGTTTACCACAAAGGCTTCATATGATGCAGCGGAAGCACGTTACAGTAAGGCAAAAGCAGTAGTTGCAGGAGCCGAGGCTTCAATAAAAGCAAGTAAAGCAGCCCTGAACGGGGCAAATGTGGCGCTGGAATATACCTTTATTCGCGCCCCGTTTGACGCCGTCGTGTTGACAAAGAATGCAGATATCGGCGATATTGTAACCCCTATTGGCGCAGCAACCAATGCGAAGGCATCGGTAGTTACCATTGCAGACATGGGTTCACTTCAGGTTGAGGCGGATGTCTCGGAATCCAACCTCGAAAAGGTCAGAATTGGACAGCCGTGTGAAATCCAACTCGATGCCCTCCCTGAAGTACGTTTCCGCGGGGTGGTGCATATGATTGTCCCTACTGCCGATAGAAGCAAGGCAACGGTTATGGTAAAAGTTCGTTTTATCGATAAAGACAGACGTATATTACCCGAGATGAGCGCCAAAGTGGCTTTTCTGTCAAGAGAGATGCAGAAGGAAGAAGAGAAATTTAAAGTGGTATTGAGCCGGAAGGCGATTATAGAGCGCAATGGCAAAAAGATTGTATTCCTCCTGAAGGGTAACAGGGTAGTGGAAGCGCCTATCACAACAGGGGTCTTACTCAATGACGTGATTGAGCTTAAAGACGGGTTGAAGGTGGGCGACAGGATTGTTATCAACCCGCCCGACTCGTTGAAAAATGGTTCCAGGGTTAAATTGGCACAACAGTGA
- a CDS encoding AtpZ/AtpI family protein produces the protein MSLTKDKKEVFRSLISYSSLGLEMGLSVAIGIGIGYFLDSYFKTSPYLTIIFMLFGVVAAFKTIFTLMRKIEREDKRNHDK, from the coding sequence ATGTCCCTGACAAAAGACAAGAAGGAAGTGTTTAGGTCTCTTATAAGTTACAGCTCCCTTGGCCTGGAGATGGGTCTCTCCGTTGCAATCGGGATAGGGATCGGTTATTTCCTCGATTCTTACTTTAAGACATCTCCATATCTGACCATAATATTTATGCTTTTTGGTGTAGTAGCAGCTTTCAAAACGATATTTACATTGATGAGGAAAATTGAAAGAGAAGATAAAAGAAACCACGATAAGTGA